One genomic window of Sarcophilus harrisii chromosome X, mSarHar1.11, whole genome shotgun sequence includes the following:
- the LOC100932225 gene encoding 60S ribosomal protein L36a produces the protein MMNLELEVKAAASGGDGLPFPEAVKGRGANHRLTEPLPSEVHANVKAEFVKGSRDYSQKALPAVREAQQEAQRPPSVNFPRFRRSYCKRCGRHQLHRVTQYRRGKDSRVSQGTRRYLRKQKGYGGQKKPVFRKKAKTTKKVVVRLECTVPDCKCKSFLAIKRCKHFEVGGVKKIKGQMIQF, from the exons ATgatgaatttagagctggaagtcaAAGCAGCTGCCTCCGGAGGTGATGGGCTCCCCTTTCCGGAGGCCGTCAAAGGCCGGGGAGCCAATC ATCGGCTCACCGAGCCGCTGCCTTCTGAGGTCCACGCGAACGttaaagcagaatttgtgaaggGGTCTCGAGACTACAGCCAGAAGGCCCTT CCGGCCGTCAGAGAAGCCCAGCAGGAAGCGCAGCGCCCCCCGTCG GTGAACTTCCCCAGATTCCGTAGGAGCTACTGCAAAAGGTGCGGCCGGCACCAGCTTCACCGGGTGACGCAGTACAGGAGAGGCAAAGATTCCCGGGTCTCGCAGG gGACCAGGCGATACCTTCGGAAGCAGAAGGGCTATGGTGGGCAAAAGAAACCAGTTTTCCGGAAAAAA GCGAAGACCACAAAAAAGGTTGTAGTGAGACTTGAATGCACGGTACCCGACTGCAAATGCAAGAGCTTCCTGGCCATTAAAAGGTGTAAGCATTTTGAAGTGGGAGGAGTTAAGAAGATAAAG GGCCAAATGATCCAGTTCTGA
- the GLA gene encoding alpha-galactosidase A gives MRMGGSRADELRPERSRAFTFWGLSPGLALVLALVGVSGVTALDNGLALTPTMGWLHWERFTCNVDCMEDPENCISEQLFMQMAEVMVSEGWKDVGYEYVCIDDCWLASQRDKDGRLQADPKRFPRGIRHLANYVHSKGLKLGIYQDVGTLTCAGYPGSFGYYDIDAETFADWGVDLLKFDGCYAKDVKSLVEGYKYMSYALNKTGRSILYSCEWPLYMRPHQQPNYTEIRQYCNHWRNYGDIFDSWSSVKNILAWTASHQKSLVPAAGPGGWNDPDMLVIGNFGLSWDQQITQMALWAIMAAPLFMSNDLRNISPQSKALLQNKDVIAINQDPLGKQGYQLRKDEDFEVWQRPLSDLAWAVAVLNQREIGGPGTYTISTTALGEGLGCAPACLITQILPVKKELGLYEWTSQLKVRVNPTGTVLLKLQTFQQDKFPKMSP, from the exons ATGAGGATGGGCGGATCGAGGGCTGACGAGCTCCGGCCCGAGCGGAGCCGGGCCTTTACCTTCTGGGGCTTGAGCCCGGGTCTGGCCCTGGTCCTGGCTCTGGTGGGCGTGTCCGGGGTCACTGCCCTGGACAACGGGCTGGCTCTGACCCCGACCATGGGCTGGCTGCACTGGGAGCGCTTCACGTGTAATGTGGACTGCATGGAGGATCCGGAGAACTGCATCAG TGAACAGCTCTTCATGCAGATGGCTGAAGTCATGGTATCAGAAGGCTGGAAGGATGTGGGCTACGAGTACGTCTGCATCGATGATTGTTGGTTGGCCTCCCAACGAGACAAGGACGGTAGGCTCCAGGCGGATCCCAAGCGCTTCCCAAGAGGAATCCGTCACCTGGCAAACTAT gTACATTCCAAAGGACTGAAGTTAGGGATTTACCAAGATGTGGGAACTCTCACCTGTGCTGGATACCCAGGCAGCTTTGGCTACTATGATATCGATGCTGAAACCTTTGCTGACTGGGGGGTGGACTTGCTGAAATTTGACGGCTGTTACGCTAAAGATGTGAAAAGTTTGGTAGAAG gCTATAAGTACATGTCCTATGCCCTCAACAAAACTGGCAGAAGCATTCTCTATTCCTGTGAGTGGCCTCTGTACATGAGGCCCCACCAGCAG CCCAATTACACGGAAATTCGACAGTACTGTAACCACTGGAGGAACTATGGTGATATCTTTGATTCCTGGAGTAGTGTGAAGAATATTCTGGCCTGGACTGCGAGTCATCAGAAGAGCCTCGTTCCCGCCGCCGGGCCGGGGGGCTGGAATGATCCTGACATG TTAGTGATCGGCAACTTTGGACTCAGCTGGGATCAACAAATAACTCAGATGGCACTCTGGGCTATCATGGCAGCCCCACTTTTCATGTCTAACGACCTCCGAAACATCAGCCCCCAATCCAAGGCCCTGCTGCAGAATAAAGATGTGATTGCAATCAACCAGGATCCTCTGGGCAAACAGGGCTACCAGCTCAGGAAG gATGAGGACTTTGAAGTGTGGCAGCGGCCCCTGTCTGATTTAGCCTGGGCCGTGGCTGTGCTGAACCAGAGAGAGATCGGGGGACCTGGGACTTACACCATCTCCACCACAGCCCTGGGTGAAGGACTAGGGTGTGCCCCAGCCTGCCTTATCACCCAAATCCTTCCAGTTAAAAAAGAGCTGGGTCTTTATGAATGGACATCTCAGTTGAAGGTTCGAGTAAACCCCACAGGCACTGTCCTCTTGAAGCTCCAGACTTTCCAGCAAGACAAGTTTCCAAAGATGTCACCCTAG